A single region of the Thermodesulfovibrionales bacterium genome encodes:
- a CDS encoding EscU/YscU/HrcU family type III secretion system export apparatus switch protein, which produces MTKEKGSKAAALQYTRGTDSAPKVTAKGRGKVAEKILEVARKHNIPIREDRELVEILSSLDLYQEIPPELYRAVAEILAFVYSLSSKNK; this is translated from the coding sequence TTGACGAAAGAAAAAGGGTCAAAGGCAGCAGCGTTACAATACACACGCGGAACAGATTCTGCTCCCAAGGTAACGGCAAAGGGAAGAGGAAAGGTTGCCGAAAAGATCCTCGAGGTCGCGAGGAAGCACAATATTCCGATTCGGGAGGATAGGGAACTCGTTGAGATCCTTTCTTCCCTTGACCTCTACCAGGAGATACCACCCGAACTTTACAGGGCCGTTGCCGAAATCCTGGCCTTTGTGTATTCGTTGAGCAGTAAGAACAAATGA
- a CDS encoding endonuclease III domain-containing protein — protein MNFHKGKVAGLQRYYDELYRAFGPQHWWPGETPFEVAIGAILTQNTNWGNVEKAIQNLKSASALNAKTLHEMPVGRLARLIRPAGYFNIKAKRLKALIKFLMENYHGRMKRMEGEDMNVLRKELLSVKGIGPETADSILLYALEKPVFVIDAYTKRVLSRHKIMDHDESYADFQNLFHSSLKRDVELFNEYHALFVRVGKYYCKSIPRCGECPLRHLLPA, from the coding sequence ATGAATTTTCACAAAGGGAAAGTAGCTGGCCTCCAACGTTATTATGATGAGCTCTATAGGGCCTTTGGGCCGCAGCATTGGTGGCCTGGTGAGACGCCCTTTGAAGTCGCTATCGGCGCAATCCTCACGCAAAACACCAACTGGGGGAATGTCGAAAAAGCCATTCAGAATCTCAAATCAGCCTCTGCCCTGAATGCAAAGACTCTGCACGAAATGCCCGTAGGCAGACTCGCTCGATTAATCAGACCCGCAGGTTATTTCAATATCAAGGCGAAGAGACTCAAGGCATTGATCAAGTTTCTTATGGAAAACTATCACGGCAGGATGAAGAGGATGGAGGGTGAGGATATGAATGTCCTGAGGAAGGAGCTTCTCTCTGTGAAGGGTATCGGACCGGAGACCGCTGATTCGATTCTCCTCTATGCCCTCGAAAAACCCGTCTTTGTCATCGACGCATACACGAAGAGGGTTCTCTCTAGACACAAGATCATGGATCATGACGAATCTTACGCCGACTTTCAGAACCTCTTTCATTCATCTCTGAAGAGAGACGTGGAACTTTTCAATGAATACCACGCGCTCTTTGTGAGGGTGGGAAAATATTACTGCAAGTCGATCCCCCGCTGCGGCGAATGTCCTCTCAGACACCTCCTGCCGGCTTAG
- a CDS encoding DNA polymerase IV, producing MDNTPLTIRSWPQAILHVDADAFFASCEQAIHPDLKAKPVITGKERGIVAAASYEAKAKGVTRGIRLSDVKKLCPDAIILPSDYETYSLFSVRMFEILRRFSPDVEEYSIDEAFVDLTGLRRSFHGPYGMIAKKMQDTIERELGITVSVGVSLSKVLAKIASKQNKPHGLTLIPGREIHIFLENLPVEKVWGIGPNTAAFLRKFGITTALQFARRDQGFIDKHLSKPYREIWHELNGRSVYPVVTERKSTYQSISKAKTFTPPSADKTFIFGQLSRNLESACIKVRRYRLAATRLILFLRTQDFRDTGIEMTLCQPTAFPADLFEPLRKGFLHLYQPGHLYRQTGVVLGGLLAEEKIEYSLFDDRARVGKMSRIYETVDHLSQRYGKYAVHHASSLPTKLQSQHEGERGDTPERKTDLFKGENKRQRLALPMLHIKV from the coding sequence ATGGACAACACTCCCCTCACCATTCGTTCCTGGCCGCAGGCGATTCTCCACGTGGACGCCGACGCCTTCTTTGCCTCCTGTGAGCAGGCAATCCATCCGGACCTGAAAGCCAAACCGGTCATAACAGGGAAGGAACGAGGAATCGTCGCTGCCGCCAGTTACGAGGCGAAGGCAAAAGGGGTAACAAGAGGGATAAGACTCTCCGATGTCAAGAAACTCTGTCCAGATGCTATCATCCTCCCGTCGGATTATGAGACATACAGCCTCTTCTCTGTCCGGATGTTCGAGATACTGAGGCGCTTCTCTCCTGATGTTGAGGAATACTCCATAGACGAGGCCTTTGTCGATCTCACTGGTCTGAGAAGAAGCTTCCACGGCCCTTATGGAATGATTGCAAAGAAGATGCAAGATACGATCGAGAGGGAGCTTGGGATTACGGTATCGGTAGGGGTGAGCCTCTCGAAGGTCCTGGCGAAGATAGCCTCGAAACAGAACAAGCCCCACGGTCTCACGCTCATCCCTGGCAGGGAGATCCATATCTTCCTTGAGAATCTGCCGGTCGAAAAGGTCTGGGGTATCGGCCCGAACACTGCTGCCTTTCTCAGGAAGTTCGGGATCACCACCGCTCTCCAGTTCGCGCGAAGGGATCAGGGGTTTATTGATAAGCATCTCTCCAAACCTTATCGGGAAATATGGCATGAGCTGAACGGGAGGTCTGTCTATCCCGTCGTTACCGAGAGAAAGAGCACCTATCAATCAATAAGCAAGGCGAAGACCTTTACGCCGCCATCGGCCGACAAAACCTTCATTTTTGGCCAACTCTCCAGGAACCTCGAAAGTGCCTGCATCAAGGTCAGGAGATACAGGCTCGCAGCGACGCGGCTGATCCTCTTTCTCAGGACCCAGGATTTCAGGGACACGGGAATTGAGATGACCTTATGTCAGCCGACCGCTTTTCCGGCAGACCTTTTTGAGCCCCTGCGGAAGGGGTTTCTTCATCTTTACCAACCCGGTCACCTCTACCGTCAGACCGGCGTTGTCCTTGGAGGATTGCTTGCAGAAGAGAAGATCGAATATTCACTCTTTGATGACAGAGCACGGGTCGGGAAGATGTCGAGGATATACGAAACCGTTGATCATCTTTCGCAGCGTTACGGGAAGTACGCCGTTCACCACGCATCGAGCCTGCCGACGAAGCTTCAGTCACAACACGAGGGGGAGAGGGGGGATACGCCGGAGCGAAAGACCGATCTTTTCAAAGGGGAGAACAAAAGGCAGAGGCTCGCTCTCCCTATGCTCCATATCAAGGTGTGA